One window of Oreochromis niloticus isolate F11D_XX linkage group LG23, O_niloticus_UMD_NMBU, whole genome shotgun sequence genomic DNA carries:
- the dipk1ab gene encoding protein FAM69A isoform X2, producing MARGLFPWGFFRKPLYIQARFSYLHMKYLFFSWLAVFVGSWIVYVEYSSYTELCRGHECKNSICDKYKKGVIDGSACSSLCEKQTLYLGKCLTANPNSQVYSGSWGDLEGVIKCQMEEAPHYDLGGEPRKETSAAFNKPTKGTSVEKFREMITDHLKAKVGDQANLADLATQVLSIADGNKDSHISLPEARSTWALLQLNEFLLALVLHDREHTPKLLGFCGDLYVTEKVPHSPLYGISLPWIIEMWIPAGLRRSMDQWFTPSWPHKAKISIGLLELVEDIFHGTFGSFLMCDVSATTFGYNDRHDLKVMDARHIVPEAIFQEVIRQQRCDVDEDCLYGADCLTSCDLTKHRCTTEVTRPNLAKACDTLKDYILRGAPSDMSEELEKQLYACIALKGSAEQMEIEHSLILNNLKTLLWKKISHTKDS from the exons ATGGCAAGAGGTCTGTTTCCATGGGGGTTCTTCAGAAAGCCTCTGTACATCCAG GCGAGGTTCTCGTACCTGCACATGAAGTACCTGTTCTTCTCATGGCTGGCAGTGTTCGTGGGGAGCTGGATAGTCTATGTGGAGTACTCATCCTACACAGAGCTGTGTCGTGGGCACGAGTGCAAAAACTCAATA tgtgaCAAATACAAAAAAGGAGTCATTGATGGCTCAGCCTGCAGCAGCTTGTGTGAGAAACAGACTCTTTACCTGGGAAAGTGCCTCACTGCCAACCCCAACAGCCag GTTTACTCGGGGAGCTGGGGAGACCTAGAGGGTGTTATTAAGTGCCAGATGGAGGAGGCTCCTCATTATGATTTGGGAGGTGAGCCCAGGAAAGAGACTTCTGCAGCCTTCAACAAACCAACCAAGGGAACCTCAGTGGAAAAGTTCAGAGAGATGATCACTGACCACCTAAAG GCCAAAGTGGGGGATCAGGCAAACCTCGCTGACCTGGCAACTCAAGTATTGTCCATTGCAGATGGCAATAAGGACAGCCATATCTCACTGCCAGAGGCTCGCTCCACATGGGCTTTGTTGCAGCTCAATGAATTCCTATTGGCTTTAGTCCTGCATGACAGAGAGCACACACCCAAGCTACTGGGCTTCTGTGGAGATCTATATGTCACGGAGAAAGTACCACACTCTCCCTTGTATGGGATTAGTCTACCCTGGATTATCGAAATGTGGATCCCTGCCGGTCTGCGGCGCAGCATGGACCAGTGGTTCACTCCATCCTGGCCACACAAGGCCAAGATCTCCATTGGACTGCTGGAGCTGGTCGAGGATATTTTCCACGGCACTTTTGGAAGCTTCCTCATGTGCGACGTGAGCGCCACCACTTTCGGTTACAACGACCGCCACGACTTGAAGGTGATGGATGCACGCCACATCGTGCCTGAAGCCATCTTCCAAGAAGTCATCAGGCAGCAGCGCTGCGACGTGGACGAGGACTGTCTGTATGGAGCCGACTGCCTAACTTCCTGTGACCTCACCAAGCATCGCTGCACAACAGAGGTCACCAGGCCAAACTTAGCCAAAGCCTGTGACACACTCAAGGACTACATTCTGAGGGGAGCGCCATCTGATATGAGCGAGGAGCTCGAGAAGCAGCTGTACGCTTGCATCGCACTGAAAGGTTCAGCAGAACAGATGGAAATTGAACACTCACTCATTCTAAACAACCTCAAGACTTTGCTGTGGAAGAAAATCTCTCACACGAAAGATTCCTAA
- the dipk1ab gene encoding protein FAM69A isoform X1, giving the protein MNGVHAAKTKCQNSDVVLVISLNLLSASTDQQQARFSYLHMKYLFFSWLAVFVGSWIVYVEYSSYTELCRGHECKNSICDKYKKGVIDGSACSSLCEKQTLYLGKCLTANPNSQVYSGSWGDLEGVIKCQMEEAPHYDLGGEPRKETSAAFNKPTKGTSVEKFREMITDHLKAKVGDQANLADLATQVLSIADGNKDSHISLPEARSTWALLQLNEFLLALVLHDREHTPKLLGFCGDLYVTEKVPHSPLYGISLPWIIEMWIPAGLRRSMDQWFTPSWPHKAKISIGLLELVEDIFHGTFGSFLMCDVSATTFGYNDRHDLKVMDARHIVPEAIFQEVIRQQRCDVDEDCLYGADCLTSCDLTKHRCTTEVTRPNLAKACDTLKDYILRGAPSDMSEELEKQLYACIALKGSAEQMEIEHSLILNNLKTLLWKKISHTKDS; this is encoded by the exons ATGAATGGTGTGCACGCTGCAAAAACCAAGTGTCAGAACAGTGATGTGGTGCTCGTGATCAGCTTAAATCTCCTCTCTGCTTCAACAGATCAACAGCAG GCGAGGTTCTCGTACCTGCACATGAAGTACCTGTTCTTCTCATGGCTGGCAGTGTTCGTGGGGAGCTGGATAGTCTATGTGGAGTACTCATCCTACACAGAGCTGTGTCGTGGGCACGAGTGCAAAAACTCAATA tgtgaCAAATACAAAAAAGGAGTCATTGATGGCTCAGCCTGCAGCAGCTTGTGTGAGAAACAGACTCTTTACCTGGGAAAGTGCCTCACTGCCAACCCCAACAGCCag GTTTACTCGGGGAGCTGGGGAGACCTAGAGGGTGTTATTAAGTGCCAGATGGAGGAGGCTCCTCATTATGATTTGGGAGGTGAGCCCAGGAAAGAGACTTCTGCAGCCTTCAACAAACCAACCAAGGGAACCTCAGTGGAAAAGTTCAGAGAGATGATCACTGACCACCTAAAG GCCAAAGTGGGGGATCAGGCAAACCTCGCTGACCTGGCAACTCAAGTATTGTCCATTGCAGATGGCAATAAGGACAGCCATATCTCACTGCCAGAGGCTCGCTCCACATGGGCTTTGTTGCAGCTCAATGAATTCCTATTGGCTTTAGTCCTGCATGACAGAGAGCACACACCCAAGCTACTGGGCTTCTGTGGAGATCTATATGTCACGGAGAAAGTACCACACTCTCCCTTGTATGGGATTAGTCTACCCTGGATTATCGAAATGTGGATCCCTGCCGGTCTGCGGCGCAGCATGGACCAGTGGTTCACTCCATCCTGGCCACACAAGGCCAAGATCTCCATTGGACTGCTGGAGCTGGTCGAGGATATTTTCCACGGCACTTTTGGAAGCTTCCTCATGTGCGACGTGAGCGCCACCACTTTCGGTTACAACGACCGCCACGACTTGAAGGTGATGGATGCACGCCACATCGTGCCTGAAGCCATCTTCCAAGAAGTCATCAGGCAGCAGCGCTGCGACGTGGACGAGGACTGTCTGTATGGAGCCGACTGCCTAACTTCCTGTGACCTCACCAAGCATCGCTGCACAACAGAGGTCACCAGGCCAAACTTAGCCAAAGCCTGTGACACACTCAAGGACTACATTCTGAGGGGAGCGCCATCTGATATGAGCGAGGAGCTCGAGAAGCAGCTGTACGCTTGCATCGCACTGAAAGGTTCAGCAGAACAGATGGAAATTGAACACTCACTCATTCTAAACAACCTCAAGACTTTGCTGTGGAAGAAAATCTCTCACACGAAAGATTCCTAA